From Schizosaccharomyces pombe strain 972h- genome assembly, chromosome: II, the proteins below share one genomic window:
- the rar1 gene encoding methionine--tRNA (Met) ligase Rar1, with the protein MATYKVQIPASFKTSYSFAESLKVSIAISAFSVKVPCEGAANCNSVRLVNSKEPEKYVSDANAIVSFLYWKQEEDLFNSFISSKLSILDWEALQFTPKAYTAKTKEDFAYLLSQLETIFKENEILNEFTPVEVALASDIYFCVLNGAPVREYPLLSAWYLKIEKQKPFVQALKLTFEKTLGQPAVTSTEKIPVSETTRNVNSQHLMRERVPGEKILPKSNERNILITSALPYVNNVPHLGNIVGSTLSADVFARYHRARNHNTLYICGTDEYGTATETKALEEGVSPKELCDKYHALHKEVYDWFEIDFDHFGRTTTPKQTGIAQHIFTKLYNNDYMAIDTMTQLYCEVHQGYLADRYVEGTCPKCGYDDARGDQCDGCGGLLNAFELIDPKCKLDRATPVKRETKHVFLSLDKLQPAVESWAMQSAVEGKWSNNGRSITESWLKEGLRPRCITRDLKWGTPVPLEEFKGKVLYVWFDATIGYISITANYTDEWEKWWRNPEQVKLYQFMGKDNVPFHTVIFPSSLLGTGEKWTMLHHINTTDYLNYETGKFSKSRGVGVFGNTAQDIGLSPSVWRYYLLSSRPETSDTMFTWKEFITRHNSELLANLGNFVNRTLKFTTAKYNGLVPHYLTDPSVGAGKLKADFVKDVNALLAKYNAALEASKLREGLRLAMEISARGNQYLQDNRIDNKCYLYERQKCADAIGYALNLIYLLAAIFYPYMPSTSTSIYKQLNAPAAAIPDTWELCLLPGHRIGEPEYLFTRIDESMEEEWRSKYGGNGSN; encoded by the exons ATGGCAACCTATAAAGTTCAAATCCCAGCGTCTTTCAAGACGTCTTATAGTTTTGCTGAgtcattaaaagtttctATTGCCATTTCTGCTTTCTCTGTCAAGGTACCTTGTGAGGGAG CTGCAAACTGCAATTCTGTACGTTTAGTAAATTCAAAGGAACctgaaaaatatgtttCGGATGCAAATGCGATAGTCAG TTTTTTGTATTGGAAACAGGAAGAAGATTTGTTCAATTCCtttatttcttctaaaCTTAGTATTTTGGATTGGGAAGCCCTTCAGTTTACCCCTAAGGCGTATACTGCAAAGACAAAGGAAGACTTTGCTTATTTGCTTTCTCAGTTAGAAacaattttcaaagaaaatgaaatattgaATGAATTTACTCCTGTAGAAGTAGCGCTTGCTTCCGATATCTATTTTTGTGTTCTGAATGGTGCTCCCGTCCGTGAATATCCACTCCTTAGCGCTTGGTATCTTAAAAtcgaaaagcaaaaaccCTTTGTTCAGGCCTTAAAGTtgacttttgaaaaaacattGGGGCAACCTGCCGTAACATCAACGGAAAAAATTCCTGTGTCTGAAACTACTCGCAATGTCAATTCCCAACACTTAATGCGTGAGCGAGTTCCTGGTGAGAAGATTCTTCCCAAGTCTAATGAAAGGAATATTTTGATTACTTCTGCCTTACCATATGTCAACAACGTACCTCATTTGGGAAACATTGTTGGTAGTACTCTTAGCGCCGACGTTTTTGCCCGTTATCATCGCGCTCGTAACCACAATACTCTTTATATTTGCGGTACTGATGAGTATGGTACAGCCACTGAAACCAAAGCGTTAGAGGAAGGCGTGTCTCCTAAAGAGCTTTGTGATAAGTATCACGCATTACATAAGGAGGTTTACGACTGGTTTGAGATTGACTTTGATCACTTTGGTCGTACTACTACTCCCAAACAAACTGGAATTGCTCAACATATTTTCACAAAGCTGTACAACAATGATTACATGGCTATAGATACCATGACTCAGCTGTACTGCGAGGTCCATCAAGGATACCTTGCCGACAGATATGTCGAGGGAACTTGTCCCAAATGTGGCTATGATGATGCCAGAGGTGATCAATGTGATGGTTGCGGTGGACTTTTGAACGCTTTTGAGCTTATTGATCCTAAGTGCAAACTGGATCGTGCAACACCCGTTAAACGTGAGACTAAGCACGTTTTCTTATCGTTGGATAAACTTCAACCTGCCGTTGAGTCATGGGCTATGCAGTCGGCTGTTGAAGGGAAATGGTCCAACAACGGTCGCTCCATCACTGAGTCATGGTTAAAGGAAGGATTGCGTCCACGTTGTATTACTAGAGATCTGAAATGGGGTACTCCTGTTCCTTTGGAGGAATTTAAAGGAAAGGTATTGTATGTTTGGTTTGATGCAACAATTGGATATATTAGTATTACCGCCAATTATACAGACGAATGGGAGAAGTGGTGGAGAAACCCTGAGCAAGTCAAACTTTATCAGTTTATGGGTAAAGATAATGTTCCATTCCATACTGTTATTTTCCCTTCCTCTCTTTTGGGTACTGGCGAGAAATGGACCATGTTGCATCATATCAATACTACTgattatttgaattatGAGACTGGTAAATTTTCGAAGTCAAGAGGGGTTGGTGTGTTCGGTAATACCGCTCAAGACATTGGTCTTTCTCCTTCTGTTTGGCGCTATTATCTTTTGTCATCTCGCCCTGAAACCTCGGATACAATGTTTACATGGAAGGAATTTATTACTAGGCATAACTCCGAGCTTTTAGCTAATCTCGGTAACTTTGTGAATCGTACACTTAAATTCACTACCGCCAAATACAATGGTCTCGTCCCTCATTATCTAACTGATCCTTCCGTTGGTGCTGGCAAGCTCAAGGCCGATTTCGTTAAAGACGTTAACGCTCTTTTAGCCAAGTACAATGCCGCACTTGAGGCCTCTAAGTTACGTGAAGGCTTACGTCTTGCCATGGAAATATCAGCTCGTGGTAACCAATACTTACAAGACAATCGTATCGACAACAAGTGCTATCTCTATGAGCGCCAAAAGTGTGCTGATGCAATTGGTTATGCCTTGAACTTGATTTATCTTCTTGCTGCCATTTTCTATCCTTATATGCCTAGTACCAGTACCAGCATTTACAAGCAACTGAATGCTCCTGCAGCTGCTATTCCCGATACTTGGGAGCTTTGCTTACTTCCTGGACATAGAATTGGCGAGCCTGAGTACTTATTTACCCGCATTGATGAGTCCATGGAAGAAGAATGGCGCAGCAAATATGGTGGTAATGGATCAAACTAA
- the siw14 gene encoding inositol pyrophosphatase Siw14 has product MAIVFPFQLEKKLISITSDRDQISMSIPEVSSHDSCLNDCHSVNSEEQAKPVCCLELNAHKDGIKVVDTSNDASTFSNSPLVPDNFGVVYPGIIYRSACPRASNFNFLESLHIRTIISLRQEEYSEEDLHYFTKHHINYYHIAMPGSKHRKNDCISSSSNPDISDVDDLVRKTLQLLLNKENWPVLLHCSRGKHRTGIVIGCLRALMNWPVGNRLQEYISFSHPKEREVDEEYIQNFSSDPSLKSSLNDLKRYISDSSSELADVVLSSESPTVQAATVNETCRSPGS; this is encoded by the exons ATGGCCATTGTTTTTCCATTCCAACTTGAAAAGAAGTTGATATCAATTACTTCGGATAGGGACCAAATTTCTATGTCTATACCCGAGGTGTCGAGTCATGACAGTTGTTTAAACGATTGTCATTCTGTGAATTCGGAAGAACAGGCAAAACCAGTTTGTTGCTTAGAGTTGAATGCCCATAAAGATGGTATCAAGGTAGTTGACACTTCCAACGATGCCTCGACATTCTCCAATTCACCGCTTGTACCAGATAATTTTGGGGTCGTTTATCCTGGAATTATTTATCGTTCTGCATGTCCACGTGCTTCtaatttcaatttcctGGAATCCTTACACATCCGTACCATTATATCATTAAGACAAGAAGAGTATTCCGAAGAGGATCTCCACTACTTCACTAAACATCACattaattattatcatATTGCCATGCCTGGAAGCAAACATCGGAAAAACGATTGCATTTCCTCTTCCTCAAATCCCGACATTTCAG ACGTTGACGATCTTGTACGAAAAACTTTACaacttcttttaaataaagaaaattggcCTGTTTTGCTCCATTGCAGTCGTGGAAAG CATCGCACAGGTATTGTAATTGGTTGTCTAAGAGCATTGATGAATTGGCCAGTCGGAAATCGTTTACAGGAATATAT ATCCTTTTCACATCCCAAAGAACGTGAAGTTGACGAAGAATATATTCAGAACTTTTCATCAGATCCATCTCTAAAGTCTTCTCTCAATGATTTGAAACGGTATATTAGTGATTCATCTTCAGAATTAGCTGATGTCGTTTTGTCCAGTGAGTCTCCGACAGTGCAAGCTGCTACTGTGAATGAAACTTGTCGTTCTCCCGGTTCGTAA